A single genomic interval of Alistipes provencensis harbors:
- a CDS encoding glycosyltransferase: METPLVSVCMTTYNHEAYLAQAIESVLAQQTSFGVELVLGEDCSTDRTPEICRDYAEKYPDRIRLVTSPENVGWRRNYRRTFEACRGKYVAYLDGDDWWSDPLKLQKQVRVLEADPGCGMCYTRASNYWQATDRTEPDHPDHYTDFARLLCSLTIANCATLARRELIARYYAEVRPEEHPEWKTDDAPMWLWFSVCSRISYLPDITAVHRRLPDSVSHSTAYRKRIAFCDSLMDISLWFEAHYGTGGNRFRILRRRSSVALWVLSWEGPVREYLARWWSDVKGCPRLVFCPEGPGLLVKKILFRRKK, from the coding sequence ATGGAAACGCCGCTCGTATCGGTCTGCATGACCACCTATAACCACGAGGCCTACCTCGCCCAAGCCATCGAGAGTGTACTGGCGCAGCAGACCTCGTTCGGCGTGGAGCTGGTGCTGGGCGAGGATTGCAGTACGGACCGGACGCCGGAGATATGTCGCGACTATGCTGAAAAATACCCGGACCGCATCCGGCTGGTGACCTCGCCGGAGAACGTGGGGTGGCGCCGGAACTACCGCCGCACGTTCGAGGCCTGCCGCGGGAAATACGTCGCCTACCTCGACGGCGACGACTGGTGGAGCGATCCGCTCAAATTGCAGAAGCAGGTCAGGGTGCTGGAGGCGGACCCCGGCTGCGGCATGTGCTATACGCGCGCTTCGAACTACTGGCAGGCCACCGACCGTACGGAGCCCGACCATCCGGACCATTACACCGATTTCGCCCGCCTGCTGTGCAGCCTGACCATCGCCAACTGCGCGACGCTGGCCCGCCGCGAACTGATCGCGCGTTACTACGCGGAGGTGCGTCCCGAGGAGCATCCCGAGTGGAAGACCGACGACGCCCCGATGTGGCTCTGGTTCTCGGTGTGCAGCCGCATAAGCTATCTGCCCGACATCACCGCCGTCCACCGGCGCCTTCCCGACAGCGTGAGCCACAGCACGGCCTATCGCAAGCGGATCGCTTTCTGCGACTCGCTGATGGACATCAGCCTCTGGTTCGAGGCGCATTACGGCACGGGCGGCAACCGCTTCCGCATCCTCCGGAGGCGCAGTTCGGTGGCCCTGTGGGTGCTCTCGTGGGAGGGGCCCGTGCGGGAGTACTTAGCCCGCTGGTGGAGCGATGTCAAGGGCTGCCCGCGGCTGGTATTTTGCCCCGAGGGGCCCGGACTGCTGGTGAAAAAGATTCTTTTCCGACGTAAAAAATAA
- a CDS encoding DUF58 domain-containing protein → MQETENDILRRVRKIEIKTRGLSNEIFAGKYHTAFRGRGMSFSEVREYRAGDDVRDIDWNVTARSRKPHIKVYEEERELTMMLLVDVSASRMFGSTDRLKKNIITEIAAVLAFSASQNNDKVGCIFFSDRVEKFIPPKKGRSHILMIIRELIGFQPESAGTKLSEPVRFLTNVNKKRCTTFILSDFMDSSGDESALDDALKIAGSKHDLVGIRVYDPRETELPNVGIVELRDAETGRKVWVDTASRAVRDHYAASWQERSERIGSTLKHNRIDTAMISTDGDYVAELMKLFKQR, encoded by the coding sequence ATGCAGGAGACCGAGAACGATATTCTCAGACGCGTCCGTAAGATCGAGATCAAGACCCGCGGTCTTTCGAACGAGATCTTCGCCGGAAAGTACCATACGGCTTTCCGCGGGCGGGGCATGTCGTTTTCCGAAGTGCGGGAGTACCGGGCGGGCGACGACGTGCGCGACATCGACTGGAACGTCACGGCACGTTCGCGCAAACCCCACATCAAGGTCTACGAGGAGGAGCGCGAACTGACGATGATGTTGCTGGTCGACGTATCGGCCTCGCGCATGTTCGGATCGACCGACCGTCTGAAAAAGAACATCATCACCGAGATCGCCGCCGTGCTGGCCTTCTCCGCCTCGCAGAACAACGACAAGGTCGGCTGCATCTTCTTCTCGGACCGGGTCGAGAAATTCATCCCCCCGAAGAAGGGCCGCAGCCATATCCTGATGATTATCCGGGAGCTGATCGGCTTCCAGCCCGAATCGGCGGGCACGAAGCTCTCCGAGCCGGTGCGTTTCCTGACCAACGTCAACAAGAAACGCTGCACGACCTTCATCCTCTCGGACTTCATGGATTCGTCCGGCGACGAATCGGCGCTGGACGACGCCCTGAAGATCGCCGGAAGCAAACACGATCTGGTGGGCATCCGCGTCTACGATCCCCGCGAAACGGAGCTTCCGAACGTGGGCATCGTCGAACTGCGCGACGCCGAGACGGGCCGCAAGGTGTGGGTGGACACCGCCTCGCGGGCCGTGCGCGACCATTACGCCGCCTCGTGGCAGGAGCGGAGCGAACGGATCGGCTCCACGCTCAAGCACAACCGCATCGACACGGCCATGATCTCGACCGACGGCGATTATGTGGCCGAATTAATGAAACTGTTCAAACAGCGATGA
- a CDS encoding vWA domain-containing protein codes for MFRFANPQYLWLLLAVPALVALYALAARGRRKRLARFGHPGILEELMPEVSTGRVAFKFILFCIAVTLLVLAAARPQFGSKLREEKAQGIEMMLTIDVSNSMLAEDFQPNRLERTKYAIGKLFEGLQQDRVGLVVFAGEPKVQLPITSDYRMARAFARRIDPSLVSVQGTAIGKALEQALLSFSGDTEESHGRVIILITDGENHDDDAIAVAERAAQMGVKIFTIGIGTPEGAPIQIGGEFIKDETGEMVVSKLNEEMLAKIADITGGAYVRSSKQSIGLDEIVKAINEMEQTELSMVRFEEFNEQYQYLLIAALVLLLLEFLVLDRRNPLLAHLNIFREK; via the coding sequence ATGTTCAGATTCGCAAATCCGCAATATCTATGGCTGCTGCTGGCCGTCCCGGCGCTCGTCGCGCTGTACGCGCTCGCCGCGCGCGGCCGCCGCAAACGGCTTGCACGCTTCGGACACCCCGGCATCCTCGAGGAGCTGATGCCCGAGGTCTCGACCGGGCGCGTGGCCTTCAAGTTCATCCTCTTCTGCATCGCCGTCACGCTGCTGGTGCTGGCCGCGGCCCGTCCGCAGTTCGGCTCGAAGCTCCGCGAAGAGAAGGCGCAGGGAATCGAGATGATGCTCACCATCGACGTATCGAACTCGATGCTGGCCGAGGATTTCCAGCCCAACCGCCTCGAAAGGACCAAATACGCCATCGGCAAACTCTTCGAAGGATTGCAGCAGGACCGCGTGGGACTGGTGGTCTTCGCGGGCGAACCGAAGGTCCAGTTGCCGATCACCTCCGACTACCGCATGGCCCGGGCCTTTGCGCGGCGGATCGACCCGTCGCTGGTCTCGGTGCAGGGAACGGCCATCGGCAAGGCGTTGGAACAGGCCCTGTTGTCGTTCTCGGGCGACACGGAGGAGAGCCACGGCCGGGTCATCATCCTGATCACCGACGGTGAGAACCACGACGACGATGCCATCGCCGTCGCCGAACGTGCCGCACAAATGGGCGTCAAGATCTTCACCATCGGCATCGGAACGCCCGAAGGAGCCCCGATCCAGATCGGCGGGGAGTTCATCAAGGACGAGACGGGCGAAATGGTCGTTTCGAAGCTCAACGAGGAGATGCTGGCCAAGATCGCCGACATCACGGGCGGCGCCTACGTCCGTTCGTCGAAGCAGTCCATCGGCCTCGACGAGATCGTCAAGGCGATCAACGAGATGGAGCAGACCGAGCTCTCAATGGTCCGCTTCGAGGAGTTCAACGAACAGTATCAGTACCTGCTTATCGCCGCGCTGGTCCTGCTGTTGCTGGAGTTCCTCGTGCTCGACCGCCGCAACCCGCTGCTGGCACACCTGAACATCTTCCGCGAAAAATAG
- a CDS encoding tetratricopeptide repeat protein — protein sequence MYKLLYIFPFLLAAAGVSAQSMPERSLVRKGNRQYNKGNYEQAISRYEQALQAVAGQFEATYDLGNALYKAERFDRAEQTMQQAAADSLRTDDERAEAFYNLGNAQFKQQKYKEALESYKQSLRLNPSDMETKYNYAYTKRLLDEDKNGGGGGGNDNQDQNKDQDKDRNQQNQDQQNKDQQNKDQQGQPEDRQGDQKQDPQDGKGDKDKDKGDQQGQPTPSGISPQEQQQMLDAIQAQEDKTQEKLKEKQGVVVRGKKNW from the coding sequence ATGTACAAACTCCTGTATATATTCCCGTTCCTGCTGGCCGCCGCCGGCGTCTCGGCGCAGAGCATGCCCGAACGCTCGTTGGTGCGCAAGGGCAACCGGCAGTACAACAAGGGCAACTACGAGCAGGCGATAAGCCGCTACGAGCAGGCCCTGCAGGCCGTTGCAGGACAGTTCGAGGCGACCTACGACCTCGGAAACGCACTCTATAAGGCCGAGCGGTTCGACCGCGCCGAGCAGACCATGCAGCAGGCCGCGGCAGACTCCCTGCGCACGGACGACGAACGTGCCGAGGCATTCTACAACCTCGGGAACGCCCAGTTCAAACAGCAGAAGTACAAGGAAGCGCTCGAAAGCTACAAGCAGTCGCTGCGCCTGAATCCCTCGGACATGGAAACCAAGTACAACTACGCCTACACTAAGCGTCTGCTCGATGAGGACAAGAACGGCGGCGGAGGAGGAGGCAACGACAATCAGGACCAAAACAAGGATCAGGACAAAGACCGGAACCAGCAAAACCAAGATCAACAGAACAAGGACCAGCAGAACAAAGATCAGCAGGGCCAGCCGGAGGACCGGCAGGGCGATCAAAAACAGGACCCGCAGGACGGCAAGGGCGACAAAGATAAGGACAAGGGCGACCAGCAGGGCCAGCCGACCCCTTCGGGCATATCGCCGCAGGAACAGCAGCAGATGCTCGACGCCATCCAAGCTCAGGAGGACAAGACTCAGGAGAAACTGAAGGAGAAACAGGGCGTGGTGGTCCGCGGAAAGAAGAACTGGTAA
- a CDS encoding aldehyde dehydrogenase produces MPLENTPAARISALAAAQKAYFRSGATLPEAFRRTMLRRFEAALVNWEKRLCDALWLDLHKSPEEALLTEISIVRGEVRNHLRNLGKWMRPERRPSPLKLLPSKSRILSQPLGQALIVAPWNYPVQLLLNPLVGAISAGCTALLKPSPYTPHVAKAIEGMMTEIFDEEYVAVVQGDRAVNTQLFDMRWDVIFFTGSPALGRVVMAAAAKNLTPVVLELGGKSPCIVDRGADIEVAARRIAWGKTLNAGQTCIAPDYLLIHRSLQEQFTASFARALRRLHGDDAQKSPYYVRLVNAPAFDRVAGYLSQGKVLIGGRTDAADRYIEPTLLAEVDSASPVMQEEIFGPVLPMLPFDDTDEALTFVNEREKPLAFYYFGPEKTGVKALQHTSSGGACLNDVIMHIANDRLPFGGVGNSGMGRYHGRDSFDVFSHRRGVVIAPERIDLPFRYPPYKGFRWVKKML; encoded by the coding sequence ATGCCTTTAGAAAATACCCCTGCCGCACGCATTTCGGCCCTCGCCGCGGCCCAGAAAGCCTATTTCCGCTCGGGAGCGACGCTCCCCGAGGCGTTCCGCCGCACGATGCTCCGCCGTTTCGAGGCGGCTCTCGTCAACTGGGAAAAGCGTCTGTGCGACGCCCTGTGGCTCGACCTGCACAAATCCCCCGAGGAGGCTCTCCTCACCGAAATCAGCATCGTCCGGGGCGAGGTCCGCAACCACCTGCGCAACCTCGGCAAATGGATGCGCCCCGAGCGCCGTCCGTCGCCGCTGAAACTCCTGCCGTCGAAAAGCCGCATCCTCTCCCAGCCGCTCGGACAGGCGCTGATCGTTGCGCCGTGGAACTACCCCGTGCAGTTATTGCTGAACCCGCTCGTGGGCGCCATTTCGGCCGGATGCACCGCCCTGCTGAAACCCTCGCCCTACACCCCGCACGTCGCAAAGGCCATCGAGGGGATGATGACCGAGATTTTCGACGAGGAGTATGTCGCCGTCGTGCAGGGCGACCGCGCAGTGAACACGCAGTTGTTCGACATGCGCTGGGACGTGATCTTCTTCACGGGAAGCCCCGCGCTGGGGCGCGTCGTGATGGCCGCCGCGGCGAAAAACCTCACCCCCGTCGTGCTGGAACTGGGCGGCAAAAGCCCCTGCATCGTGGACCGCGGGGCCGACATCGAGGTCGCGGCGCGCCGTATCGCTTGGGGCAAGACGCTCAACGCCGGGCAGACCTGCATCGCACCCGACTATCTGTTGATACACCGCTCATTGCAGGAGCAATTCACAGCATCTTTCGCACGGGCCCTGCGGCGGCTCCACGGCGATGACGCACAGAAAAGTCCCTATTATGTGCGGCTGGTCAACGCCCCGGCTTTCGACCGCGTGGCGGGATACCTTTCCCAAGGCAAGGTCCTGATCGGAGGCCGCACGGACGCGGCGGACCGCTACATCGAACCGACGCTGCTCGCGGAGGTCGACTCCGCATCGCCCGTGATGCAGGAGGAGATATTCGGCCCCGTGCTGCCGATGCTTCCGTTCGACGACACGGACGAGGCCCTGACATTCGTCAACGAGCGCGAAAAACCGCTGGCATTCTATTATTTCGGGCCGGAAAAAACCGGGGTCAAGGCGCTGCAGCACACCTCGTCGGGCGGCGCATGCCTCAACGACGTAATCATGCACATCGCCAACGACCGGCTGCCGTTCGGCGGCGTGGGCAACTCGGGAATGGGCCGTTACCACGGCCGCGACAGTTTCGACGTCTTTTCGCACCGCCGGGGCGTGGTCATCGCTCCGGAGCGCATCGACCTGCCGTTCCGCTATCCGCCCTACAAGGGATTCCGGTGGGTGAAGAAGATGCTTTGA
- a CDS encoding DHA2 family efflux MFS transporter permease subunit has protein sequence MATLRTHIRQSNGYKWWILGMIMLGTFMAVLDVTVVNVGLPAIMSSFKIGISTAEWVITAYMITMTVMLPSAGWFADRFGNKRVYILGMVLFTLGSWLCGKSPSDGFLIASRALQGLGSGIIQALGLAIVTREFKPEERGLALGLWSMAAAASISFGPLLGGYLVDAYSWHKIFDVNVPVGLLAVLLSVFIQKEWRGDVRHPFDWKGFAAIVLFMPLTIFALARGNSATNHEGWASPTVIACFAVAAAAFAFFIVTELRNPTPLLQIRLLGERNFGISMGVLTLFAVGMLGGTYLLPLYMQRGLGYTALMAGSVFLPVGLIQGALSAVAGYMTRYLKPLLLVVAGILAMVLSFWLASRFTIHTTHRHILFVLYLRGFGMGLTFAPLNLFSLKNLTQQDMAAAAGISNSIKQLAGSFGIAILTVVFTARTTLHAAHETQLTPQTYVEGVTDALTVVAWITLAAALPLLGALRPQKKPRNAGPISPR, from the coding sequence ATGGCAACCCTCCGCACACATATCCGGCAAAGCAACGGCTACAAATGGTGGATACTGGGGATGATTATGCTCGGAACCTTCATGGCCGTGCTGGACGTAACGGTGGTCAACGTGGGGCTTCCGGCCATTATGTCCTCGTTCAAAATCGGCATCTCCACGGCCGAATGGGTCATCACGGCCTACATGATCACCATGACCGTCATGCTCCCCTCGGCCGGATGGTTCGCCGACCGTTTCGGCAACAAGCGCGTCTACATCCTCGGAATGGTGTTGTTCACCCTCGGGTCGTGGCTCTGCGGAAAGTCCCCGAGCGACGGATTCCTCATCGCCTCACGGGCCTTGCAGGGCCTCGGCAGCGGCATCATTCAGGCGTTGGGACTGGCCATCGTCACCCGCGAATTCAAACCCGAGGAGCGGGGGTTGGCTTTGGGCCTGTGGTCGATGGCCGCGGCGGCTTCGATCTCGTTCGGACCCCTGCTGGGCGGTTATCTGGTCGACGCATACAGTTGGCACAAGATTTTCGACGTGAACGTCCCGGTGGGGCTGCTGGCCGTCCTGCTCTCGGTCTTCATCCAGAAGGAGTGGCGGGGCGATGTGCGCCACCCCTTCGACTGGAAGGGATTCGCGGCCATCGTGCTGTTCATGCCCCTCACGATCTTCGCCCTCGCCCGCGGGAACTCCGCGACCAACCACGAAGGGTGGGCCTCGCCGACGGTGATCGCCTGCTTCGCCGTAGCGGCGGCGGCATTCGCATTCTTCATCGTCACGGAACTCCGCAACCCGACGCCCCTGTTGCAGATACGCCTGCTCGGGGAACGGAATTTCGGTATTTCGATGGGCGTGCTGACGCTCTTTGCGGTCGGAATGCTGGGCGGAACCTATCTCCTGCCGCTCTACATGCAGCGCGGACTGGGTTACACGGCCCTGATGGCCGGCAGCGTCTTCCTGCCCGTGGGGCTTATTCAGGGCGCGTTATCGGCCGTCGCGGGCTACATGACCCGTTACCTGAAACCGCTCCTGCTGGTCGTCGCGGGCATTCTCGCCATGGTCCTGAGCTTCTGGCTCGCCAGCCGCTTCACGATCCACACCACCCACCGCCACATCCTGTTCGTCCTCTACCTGCGGGGCTTCGGCATGGGGCTGACGTTCGCACCGCTGAACCTCTTTTCGCTCAAAAACCTCACCCAGCAGGACATGGCCGCCGCAGCCGGCATCTCGAACAGCATCAAGCAGCTCGCAGGCAGCTTCGGCATCGCCATTCTGACGGTCGTATTCACCGCCCGCACGACCCTCCACGCGGCACACGAAACACAACTGACTCCCCAGACCTATGTCGAGGGAGTCACCGATGCGCTGACGGTCGTGGCATGGATCACGCTGGCGGCGGCGCTCCCCCTGCTCGGGGCGTTACGCCCCCAAAAAAAGCCCCGCAATGCGGGGCCTATATCTCCTCGTTAG
- a CDS encoding AAA family ATPase produces MSEVINIKELNERIERESVFVDTLRTEMGKVIVGQSHLVDTLLIGLLSNGHILLEGVPGLAKTLAITTLAKAVDAGFSRIQFTPDLLPADLIGTLIYSQKNEDFVVRRGPIFANFVLADEINRSPAKVQSALLEAMQERQVTIGDNTYPLPQPFLVLATQNPLEQEGTYPLPEAQVDRFMLKAKISYPKKQEERDIVRMNLSGAGMPEVSKVIAPDDIVKARKVVEDVYMDEKIEKYIIDIIFATREPAEYNLQKLQNLIAYGGSPRASISLAKAARAYAFIRRRGYVIPEDVRAVCHDVLRHRIGLTYEAEAENITTEEIITDILNNVIVP; encoded by the coding sequence ATGAGCGAAGTCATCAACATCAAAGAACTCAACGAGCGTATCGAACGCGAAAGCGTCTTCGTCGATACGCTTCGCACCGAAATGGGCAAGGTCATCGTGGGACAGAGCCATCTGGTGGACACCCTGCTGATCGGGTTGCTGTCCAACGGCCACATCCTGCTGGAAGGGGTGCCGGGACTGGCCAAGACGCTGGCCATCACCACGCTCGCCAAAGCCGTCGACGCCGGATTTTCGCGCATCCAGTTCACCCCCGACCTGCTGCCCGCCGACCTGATCGGTACGCTGATCTACTCGCAGAAGAACGAGGATTTCGTGGTTCGCAGGGGTCCGATCTTCGCCAATTTCGTGCTGGCGGACGAGATCAACCGCTCCCCGGCCAAGGTGCAGTCGGCACTGCTCGAGGCCATGCAGGAGCGTCAGGTGACCATCGGCGACAACACCTATCCGCTGCCCCAGCCCTTCCTCGTGCTGGCCACGCAGAACCCTCTGGAGCAGGAGGGAACCTACCCGCTGCCCGAAGCGCAGGTCGACCGTTTCATGCTCAAGGCCAAGATCTCCTACCCCAAGAAGCAGGAGGAGCGCGACATCGTGCGCATGAACCTCTCGGGCGCCGGGATGCCCGAGGTCAGCAAGGTCATCGCACCCGACGACATCGTCAAGGCCCGCAAGGTGGTCGAGGACGTCTACATGGACGAGAAGATCGAGAAATACATCATCGACATCATCTTCGCCACGCGCGAGCCCGCGGAGTACAACCTCCAGAAGCTCCAGAACCTGATCGCCTACGGCGGTTCGCCCCGTGCGTCGATCTCGCTGGCCAAGGCCGCCCGCGCCTACGCCTTCATCCGCCGCCGCGGCTACGTCATTCCCGAGGACGTGCGCGCCGTCTGCCACGACGTGCTGCGCCACCGTATCGGGCTCACCTACGAAGCCGAGGCCGAAAACATCACCACCGAAGAGATCATCACCGACATTCTCAACAACGTAATCGTACCCTAA
- a CDS encoding vWA domain-containing protein codes for MHFASPYYLWLLTLLAPMIGYYVWRTLQGGAAIRISSVAGVVRAPRTVRYYLRHLPFALRAAAFALLVVALARPQDVEQNVRTNTEGIDIMLAIDVSGSMLARDFKPDRITAAKEVAGSFIADRYGDRIGLVAFAGEAFTQSPLTTDQSTLQTLLARIRSGLIEDGTAIGNGLATAINRLRESEAKSKVIILLTDGVNNRGEIAPRTAAEIAQAQGIRVYTIGVGTEGMAPYPAMDMFGNITFVNQKVEIDEKTLTAISDMTGGQYFRATDKAKLKAIYDEINQLEKSKVEVTEHISYHEQYLAWVLAALGLLLAEFLLSNLVLKRIP; via the coding sequence ATGCACTTTGCTTCACCCTATTACCTCTGGCTGCTGACGCTGCTCGCACCGATGATCGGCTACTATGTGTGGCGAACGCTGCAGGGCGGGGCCGCGATCCGCATTTCGAGCGTCGCCGGCGTCGTGCGCGCCCCCCGAACCGTGCGTTACTACCTGCGCCACCTGCCGTTCGCGCTGCGTGCGGCGGCCTTCGCGCTGCTCGTGGTGGCGCTGGCGCGTCCGCAGGACGTCGAGCAGAACGTCCGCACCAACACCGAGGGCATCGACATCATGCTGGCCATCGACGTCTCGGGCTCGATGCTGGCCCGCGACTTCAAACCCGACCGCATCACGGCCGCCAAGGAGGTGGCCGGGTCGTTCATCGCCGACCGCTACGGCGACCGCATCGGTCTGGTGGCGTTCGCCGGCGAAGCCTTCACGCAGAGCCCCCTGACCACCGACCAAAGCACCCTCCAGACCCTGTTGGCACGCATCCGAAGCGGGCTGATCGAGGACGGCACGGCCATCGGCAACGGACTGGCCACGGCCATCAACCGCCTGCGGGAGAGCGAGGCCAAATCGAAAGTCATCATCCTGCTGACCGACGGCGTGAACAACCGGGGCGAGATCGCCCCGCGCACGGCCGCCGAAATCGCCCAAGCGCAGGGCATCCGCGTCTACACGATCGGCGTGGGCACGGAGGGCATGGCCCCCTACCCGGCCATGGACATGTTCGGCAACATCACGTTCGTCAACCAGAAGGTCGAGATCGACGAAAAGACGCTGACGGCCATTTCCGACATGACCGGAGGGCAGTATTTCCGCGCCACGGACAAAGCCAAGCTGAAGGCCATCTACGACGAGATCAACCAGCTCGAAAAGAGCAAGGTCGAAGTGACCGAGCACATCTCCTACCACGAGCAGTACCTCGCATGGGTGCTGGCCGCGCTGGGGCTGCTGCTCGCGGAGTTCCTGCTGTCGAACCTCGTCCTGAAACGAATACCGTAA
- a CDS encoding clostripain-related cysteine peptidase codes for MLKLRYILVVVLSAVLFSSCINEEYEGPDPDLPARTILVWLGGDNNLSDETGRKIEALRQGWTYTGNKCLIYQDSRDGARLLRLRGGCRTTPTPYVEIVREYGAENSASPATFARVLREVADEYPADSYGLIFFSHASGWLPAGTLQNPQKQRKHSRSIGVDDGGTGRAEMEIAEFAAAIPDGMFDFIVFETCLTAGVEVAYELRGKSDYMLASAAEIVSPGFTPVYPSALRLLCNTAVETRTALEAFGHAWMNYVATNYTGARRSATLSLIDIDETSPLAARTQAALRTRSAEAPDLSRLQHFDRPGSYGDSPALPRFFDLDEWVEEVADPDEYEAFRAQLERTVVWKAATETFMAGQNGFTVRRHSGLTTYVEQDAFPDLNQAYRRLSWSGAVYGY; via the coding sequence ATGCTCAAACTACGTTACATACTGGTAGTTGTGCTGTCGGCAGTCCTTTTCAGCTCCTGCATCAACGAGGAGTACGAGGGGCCCGACCCAGACCTGCCCGCACGGACGATCCTCGTCTGGCTGGGCGGCGACAACAATCTCTCGGACGAGACGGGGCGCAAGATCGAGGCCCTGCGGCAGGGGTGGACCTACACCGGGAACAAATGCCTGATCTATCAGGATTCCCGCGACGGGGCGCGCCTGCTGCGCCTGCGCGGGGGCTGCCGGACGACACCGACGCCCTATGTGGAGATTGTCCGGGAGTACGGTGCGGAGAATTCCGCTTCGCCGGCGACCTTCGCCCGGGTGCTGCGGGAGGTTGCGGACGAATATCCGGCCGACAGTTACGGGCTGATCTTCTTCTCGCATGCCAGCGGCTGGCTCCCGGCGGGGACGCTGCAAAATCCGCAGAAGCAGCGGAAACACTCCCGCTCGATCGGTGTCGACGACGGGGGCACGGGACGCGCCGAGATGGAGATCGCGGAGTTCGCCGCGGCCATTCCCGACGGGATGTTCGACTTCATCGTCTTCGAGACCTGCCTCACGGCGGGAGTGGAGGTGGCTTACGAACTGCGCGGGAAGAGCGATTACATGCTGGCTTCCGCGGCCGAGATCGTCTCCCCGGGCTTTACTCCCGTCTATCCGTCGGCGCTGCGGCTGCTGTGCAATACGGCCGTGGAGACGCGGACGGCCCTCGAGGCTTTCGGGCACGCTTGGATGAATTATGTTGCGACAAATTATACCGGGGCACGCCGTTCGGCGACCCTGAGTCTGATCGATATCGATGAAACATCCCCACTGGCTGCCCGGACACAGGCCGCGCTTCGGACTCGCTCAGCCGAAGCGCCCGACTTATCCCGTCTTCAGCATTTTGATCGTCCGGGCAGCTATGGGGATTCTCCGGCCCTGCCGCGTTTCTTCGATTTGGATGAGTGGGTGGAGGAGGTGGCCGACCCGGATGAATACGAGGCGTTCCGGGCCCAGTTGGAACGGACGGTGGTGTGGAAAGCCGCGACGGAGACATTCATGGCGGGGCAGAACGGATTTACGGTCCGCCGCCATTCGGGTCTCACGACCTATGTCGAACAGGACGCATTTCCCGACCTCAACCAAGCCTACCGCCGGTTGTCGTGGAGCGGGGCCGTGTATGGATATTGA
- the nth gene encoding endonuclease III, with protein sequence MTTKERYDGIIAWFSEHMPVAESELQYTDPYQLLVAVILSAQCTDKRVNMTTPALFEAFPTPYHMAQATAEEIYPYIKSISYPNNKAKNLAGMARMLCSEFGGEVPSDLEQMQRLPGVGRKTANVLGAVLWQKEVMPVDTHVFRVSERIGLTTRSKTPLQTELTLEKNIPGHLLPLAHHWLILHGRYVCIARSPKCGECGIATWCRKYAADHRQPKP encoded by the coding sequence ATGACAACGAAAGAGCGTTACGACGGCATTATCGCTTGGTTCTCGGAGCACATGCCCGTGGCCGAGAGCGAACTCCAGTACACCGATCCCTATCAACTGCTGGTGGCGGTGATCCTTTCGGCGCAGTGCACCGACAAGCGGGTCAACATGACCACTCCGGCGCTGTTCGAGGCTTTCCCCACGCCGTACCACATGGCGCAGGCTACCGCCGAGGAGATCTATCCCTACATCAAGAGCATCTCCTACCCGAACAACAAGGCCAAGAACCTCGCGGGGATGGCCCGGATGCTCTGTTCCGAGTTCGGCGGGGAGGTTCCCTCCGACCTCGAGCAGATGCAGCGCCTGCCCGGTGTGGGCCGCAAGACGGCCAACGTGCTGGGGGCGGTGCTGTGGCAGAAGGAGGTGATGCCGGTCGACACGCACGTCTTCCGTGTCTCGGAGCGCATCGGGCTCACGACCCGTTCGAAAACGCCGCTCCAGACCGAGCTGACCCTCGAAAAGAACATTCCCGGCCACCTGCTGCCGCTCGCCCACCACTGGCTGATCCTCCACGGACGCTACGTCTGTATCGCACGGTCCCCGAAGTGCGGCGAGTGCGGCATTGCGACTTGGTGCCGCAAGTATGCCGCCGACCACCGACAACCCAAACCTTAA